In the Engystomops pustulosus chromosome 2, aEngPut4.maternal, whole genome shotgun sequence genome, one interval contains:
- the COL8A1 gene encoding collagen alpha-1(VIII) chain isoform X2, translating into MLPAADQSTFSVPHCHMSASYLSLGSCISKSMERPHSDVQRLPLLSVILLSVLSYGNGGAYYGMKPLPQIPQYQPMGQQMHHMPMGKDGTPMGHMGKEKAHMPHYGKDIPQMPMFGKDMMPRKDGKGKELPTSARRGDQGPAGEPGPRGPPGPPGPPGQGMQGPKGNPGPAGPPGYPGIGKPGMPGMPGKPGGIGIPGPKGDHGPKGECGQTGQPGPQGAPGPAGLSGFGKPGEPGLPGLPGPKGEPGFKGPPGYPGMAGPKGDKGIGVPGLPGHKGPPGLQGPPGQPGLPGIGKPGINGFPGPKGHPGNPGLQGQPGPEGPVGPPGLQGPPGIPGVGKPGQDGLPGEIGLPGGKGDQGLPGLPGAPGLPGIGKPGFPGLKGDRGYNGPPGPIGPKGEKGHIGEPGIGGQPGESGPTGLPGPMGPPGVGGFPGPKGEPGVGGAEGPTGPKGEPGLQGLPGKQGFPGEVGPQGLRGLPGPSGPKGEPGHKGLTGPPGAPGLPGPKGEGGTPGEQGVQGPTGIPGLAGPSGPIGPPGLPGPKGDQGLPGTPGLPGVGKAGVPGPQGPSGPPGAIGPPGQRGLPGPPGPPGVPGLPAEIPPTPPGMGQYLPNVGPAIDGVKTPQGYAGKKGGTVPVHEMPAFTAELTTAFPPVGEPIKFERLLYNGRQGYNPHTGIFTCEIPGIYYFSYHVHCKGANVWVALYKNTEPLMYTYDEYKKGYLDQASGSAVVPLMHGDKVYIQMPSDQASGLYAGQYVHSSFSGYLLYPM; encoded by the exons AAGACTCCCTCTCTTATCAGTCATACTCCTTAGTGTGCTGAGTTATGGCAATGGTGGCGCCTATTATGGAATGAAGCCACTACCACAGATCCCCCAGTACCAGCCGATGGGACAGCAAATGCATCATATGCCAATGGGAAAAGATGGCACGCCAATGGGCCACATGGGAAAGGAGAAAGCACACATGCCACATTATGGAAAGGACATACCACAGATGCCAATGTTTGGAAAAGACATGATGCCAAGAAAAGATGGAAAAGGAAAAG AACTTCCAACATCTGCCCGAAGAGGTGACCAAGGCCCTGCCGGGGAACCAGGACCAAGAGGACCACCAGGGCCTCCAggaccaccaggacaaggaaTGCAAGGGCCTAAAGGAAACCCTGGTCCAGCTGGTCCACCAGGATATCCCGGGATTGGCAAGCCAGGAATGCCAGGCATGCCAGGAAAACCAGGAGGAATTGGAATACCAGGCCCCAAAGGCGATCACGGTCCAAAGGGAGAATGTGGACAAACTGGACAGCCTGGACCCCAGGGGGCTCCTGGGCCTGCGGGACTATCTGGTTTTGGAAAACCAGGTGAACCAGGTTTACCAGGACTTCCAGGACCTAAAGGTGAACCAGGATTTAAAGGACCACCAGGATATCCTGGCATGGCAGGCCCGAAAGGAGATAAGGGAATTGGTGTACCAGGATTACCTGGACATAAAGGTCCTCCAGGATTGCAGGGGCCACCGGGACAACCTGGCTTGCCTGGTATTGGTAAACCTGGTATAAATGGATTTCCAGGACCAAAGGGGCACCCTGGTAATCCAGGGTTACAAGGGCAACCAGGACCAGAAGGACCTGTTGGACCACCAGGGCTTCAAGGTCCACCAGGAATACCAGGTGTTGGAAAACCAGGCCAAGATGGTTTGCCCGGTGAAATTGGTTTACCTGGTGGAAAAGGTGATCAAGGACTTCCAGGTTTACCTGGTGCTCCAGGTCTTCCGGGAATAGGTAAACCAGGTTTTCCAGGACTTAAAGGTGACCGTGGTTACAATGGACCACCTGGTCCTATCGGACCAAAAGGTGAGAAAGGCCATATAGGTGAACCAGGTATAGGAGGACAACCAGGCGAATCTGGTCCCACAGGTTTACCAGGACCCATGGGACCTCCAGGTGTTGGCGGATTTCCAGGACCCAAAGGGGAGCCTGGTGTTGGAGGTGCTGAGGGGCCAACAGGTCCAAAAGGTGAACCAGGACTTCAAGGTCTTCCAGGCAAACAAGGATTTCCAGGCGAAGTGGGGCCTCAGGGTCTAAGAGGTTTGCCAGGACCAAGTGGTCCGAAAGGAGAACCTGGACACAAAGGTTTAACTGGTCCACCTGGTGCACCTGGATTACCTGGACCTAAAGGAGAAGGTGGAACTCCCGGTGAACAAGGTGTGCAAGGGCCTACTGGAATACCTGGACTTGCAGGACCAAGCGGACCTATTGGTCCACCTGGACTTCCAGGCCCCAAGGGTGACCAAGGATTACCAGGGACACCTGGCCTACCTGGTGTTGGAAAAGCTGGTGTTCCAGGACCACAAGGTCCATCAGGGCCACCTGGAGCAATAGGACCTCCTGGACAGCGTGGCTTACCTGGTCCTCCTGGCCCACCAGGTGTGCCTGGACTTCCAGCAGAAATTCCCCCGACACCTCCAGGAATGGGACAGTATTTACCAAACGTTGGACCTGCAATTGATGGAGTAAAGACCCCACAAGGTTACGCAGGAAAAAAAGGAGGCACAGTGCCAGTCCATGAGATGCCAGCCTTCACAGCTGAACTAACCACTGCCTTCCCACCTGTTGGAGAACCCATAAAGTTTGAAAGATTACTGTACAATGGTAGACAAGGCTACAACCCACACACTGGCATATTCACTTGTGAAATTCCTGGAATCTACTACTTTTCTTACCATGTCCATTGTAAAGGTGCCAATGTTTGGGTGGCATTATATAAGAACACCGAACCATTGATGTACACGTACGATGAGTATAAAAAGGGCTACCTGGACCAAGCTTCTGGCAGCGCAGTGGTCCCACTGATGCACGGAGACAAAGTATATATTCAAATGCCATCAGATCAAGCATCTGGACTCTACGCTGGACAATATGTCCACTCATCATTCTCCGGATATTTATTGTATCCAATGTGA
- the COL8A1 gene encoding collagen alpha-1(VIII) chain isoform X1, protein MALQLRRLPLLSVILLSVLSYGNGGAYYGMKPLPQIPQYQPMGQQMHHMPMGKDGTPMGHMGKEKAHMPHYGKDIPQMPMFGKDMMPRKDGKGKELPTSARRGDQGPAGEPGPRGPPGPPGPPGQGMQGPKGNPGPAGPPGYPGIGKPGMPGMPGKPGGIGIPGPKGDHGPKGECGQTGQPGPQGAPGPAGLSGFGKPGEPGLPGLPGPKGEPGFKGPPGYPGMAGPKGDKGIGVPGLPGHKGPPGLQGPPGQPGLPGIGKPGINGFPGPKGHPGNPGLQGQPGPEGPVGPPGLQGPPGIPGVGKPGQDGLPGEIGLPGGKGDQGLPGLPGAPGLPGIGKPGFPGLKGDRGYNGPPGPIGPKGEKGHIGEPGIGGQPGESGPTGLPGPMGPPGVGGFPGPKGEPGVGGAEGPTGPKGEPGLQGLPGKQGFPGEVGPQGLRGLPGPSGPKGEPGHKGLTGPPGAPGLPGPKGEGGTPGEQGVQGPTGIPGLAGPSGPIGPPGLPGPKGDQGLPGTPGLPGVGKAGVPGPQGPSGPPGAIGPPGQRGLPGPPGPPGVPGLPAEIPPTPPGMGQYLPNVGPAIDGVKTPQGYAGKKGGTVPVHEMPAFTAELTTAFPPVGEPIKFERLLYNGRQGYNPHTGIFTCEIPGIYYFSYHVHCKGANVWVALYKNTEPLMYTYDEYKKGYLDQASGSAVVPLMHGDKVYIQMPSDQASGLYAGQYVHSSFSGYLLYPM, encoded by the exons ATGGCGCTTCAGCTCAGAAGACTCCCTCTCTTATCAGTCATACTCCTTAGTGTGCTGAGTTATGGCAATGGTGGCGCCTATTATGGAATGAAGCCACTACCACAGATCCCCCAGTACCAGCCGATGGGACAGCAAATGCATCATATGCCAATGGGAAAAGATGGCACGCCAATGGGCCACATGGGAAAGGAGAAAGCACACATGCCACATTATGGAAAGGACATACCACAGATGCCAATGTTTGGAAAAGACATGATGCCAAGAAAAGATGGAAAAGGAAAAG AACTTCCAACATCTGCCCGAAGAGGTGACCAAGGCCCTGCCGGGGAACCAGGACCAAGAGGACCACCAGGGCCTCCAggaccaccaggacaaggaaTGCAAGGGCCTAAAGGAAACCCTGGTCCAGCTGGTCCACCAGGATATCCCGGGATTGGCAAGCCAGGAATGCCAGGCATGCCAGGAAAACCAGGAGGAATTGGAATACCAGGCCCCAAAGGCGATCACGGTCCAAAGGGAGAATGTGGACAAACTGGACAGCCTGGACCCCAGGGGGCTCCTGGGCCTGCGGGACTATCTGGTTTTGGAAAACCAGGTGAACCAGGTTTACCAGGACTTCCAGGACCTAAAGGTGAACCAGGATTTAAAGGACCACCAGGATATCCTGGCATGGCAGGCCCGAAAGGAGATAAGGGAATTGGTGTACCAGGATTACCTGGACATAAAGGTCCTCCAGGATTGCAGGGGCCACCGGGACAACCTGGCTTGCCTGGTATTGGTAAACCTGGTATAAATGGATTTCCAGGACCAAAGGGGCACCCTGGTAATCCAGGGTTACAAGGGCAACCAGGACCAGAAGGACCTGTTGGACCACCAGGGCTTCAAGGTCCACCAGGAATACCAGGTGTTGGAAAACCAGGCCAAGATGGTTTGCCCGGTGAAATTGGTTTACCTGGTGGAAAAGGTGATCAAGGACTTCCAGGTTTACCTGGTGCTCCAGGTCTTCCGGGAATAGGTAAACCAGGTTTTCCAGGACTTAAAGGTGACCGTGGTTACAATGGACCACCTGGTCCTATCGGACCAAAAGGTGAGAAAGGCCATATAGGTGAACCAGGTATAGGAGGACAACCAGGCGAATCTGGTCCCACAGGTTTACCAGGACCCATGGGACCTCCAGGTGTTGGCGGATTTCCAGGACCCAAAGGGGAGCCTGGTGTTGGAGGTGCTGAGGGGCCAACAGGTCCAAAAGGTGAACCAGGACTTCAAGGTCTTCCAGGCAAACAAGGATTTCCAGGCGAAGTGGGGCCTCAGGGTCTAAGAGGTTTGCCAGGACCAAGTGGTCCGAAAGGAGAACCTGGACACAAAGGTTTAACTGGTCCACCTGGTGCACCTGGATTACCTGGACCTAAAGGAGAAGGTGGAACTCCCGGTGAACAAGGTGTGCAAGGGCCTACTGGAATACCTGGACTTGCAGGACCAAGCGGACCTATTGGTCCACCTGGACTTCCAGGCCCCAAGGGTGACCAAGGATTACCAGGGACACCTGGCCTACCTGGTGTTGGAAAAGCTGGTGTTCCAGGACCACAAGGTCCATCAGGGCCACCTGGAGCAATAGGACCTCCTGGACAGCGTGGCTTACCTGGTCCTCCTGGCCCACCAGGTGTGCCTGGACTTCCAGCAGAAATTCCCCCGACACCTCCAGGAATGGGACAGTATTTACCAAACGTTGGACCTGCAATTGATGGAGTAAAGACCCCACAAGGTTACGCAGGAAAAAAAGGAGGCACAGTGCCAGTCCATGAGATGCCAGCCTTCACAGCTGAACTAACCACTGCCTTCCCACCTGTTGGAGAACCCATAAAGTTTGAAAGATTACTGTACAATGGTAGACAAGGCTACAACCCACACACTGGCATATTCACTTGTGAAATTCCTGGAATCTACTACTTTTCTTACCATGTCCATTGTAAAGGTGCCAATGTTTGGGTGGCATTATATAAGAACACCGAACCATTGATGTACACGTACGATGAGTATAAAAAGGGCTACCTGGACCAAGCTTCTGGCAGCGCAGTGGTCCCACTGATGCACGGAGACAAAGTATATATTCAAATGCCATCAGATCAAGCATCTGGACTCTACGCTGGACAATATGTCCACTCATCATTCTCCGGATATTTATTGTATCCAATGTGA